Genomic window (Streptomyces sp. LX-29):
GGGGGGAGTCGGCGGCCGACGCGGGCGCCGAGCAGCCCACCGACCGTGGAGCCGGCGGCGATCAGTCCGGCGGCGGCCCAGTCGACCTCGGCGACGGCGATGAAGACCACCGCGGCGACGCCGTTGACGATGGAGGCCAGGACGTTCTTGGCCGCGTTCAGCCGCTGGAGGTCGTCCTGGAGGAAGCTGCCGAAGAGCCCCATGAGCAGGACCCCTTGGGCGGCGCCGAAGTAACCGCCGTAGATTCCGGTGCCGAACACGCCCAGCCACATGGGCACGCCGCCGTCCTCGCGCCGTCGCCCCTGACGCTCCTTCAGCCAGCGGTTGAGTCGCGGCTGGAGCAGCACCAGGGCACAGGCGGCCAGGATCAGCACGGGCACCACCGCGTCGAAGGTCTCGGCGGGCAGCTTCAACAGGAGGAGCGCGCCGATGAGGCCGCCGAGGAGCGATCCGGTGCCGAAGCGGACCAGTCGCCGGATCTGGCCCCTGAGCTCCCTGCGGTAGCCGTACGCGGCGCTGAGCGTGCCGGGGACCAGACCGATGTTGTTGGAGACGTTGGCCAACACCGGCGGGTAGCCGAAGGCGAGCAGGGTGGGAAAGGTGATCAGGGTGCCCGAGCCGACGATCGCGTTGATCCCGCCGGCGGCGATGCCGGCGGCGCCGATGGCCGCCATCTCTAGTGGTTCCACGGGTCACCTTCCGAAGACGCTGGCGGGTTGCCGCCCTGGACTCGTTGAAGATCGTCGTCCAGGGCGAAAACCCAAGTCAATCCTCGGATTTCCTTGAAGATATCCAAGCGATGACTAAGAGCCGTCGGGAGGGTCAGCCGGAAGTCGGCGTGCCGGGGGGCGCGGTGAAGGAGACCTGGGCGGCGCGCGGGACGATCTCCACCTCGTCGCCGAGGGCCCATTCGGCCACCCGCGAGGCCATGGCGGCGGGCACCTCCTCGCTGATGTCCGGCGCCGCCGGGATGTCGTACGTGGCGTGGGCGTCGTGCGGCAGGACGACCCGGTACTCCAGGTCCAGCGCCGTGCGCGCGGTGGCGCTGACACACATCTCCGACAACAGGCCACAGAGGGCCAGCGACTCCACGCCGACCTTGTCGAGGAGGTCCTCCAGCGGCGTCTCCTCGAAGGCGTCGTCCGCGGTCTTGTGCAGCACGATCTCGGTCGGCCCGAGCTCCACCGGGAGGTGCAGCTCCCAGCCGGGGCTGCCGAGCTCGTCGTCCTCGCCCTCCGCGCCGTCGTTCTGGAGGTGCACGACGAGCGCGCCGCTCGCCCGCGCGCGGGCGAGCAGGTCGGTGACGCGCTCGAGGAGTTCGGTGGCGGCGGGCACCGCGCCGTCACCGGAGACGAATGCCGACTGGACGTCGACGATGATCAGGGCTTCAACGGGACTCGGGTTCTTCGACACATGATCGGATTATGCCAACCGGGCCCGAGGTGTTGTGGGTTGGGGCCCGGGGTGCGCTCCGCGCCGAGGGGTGCGGCCTCCCCGGGCCCCGGCCGGCGCGGTCAGCCGTGCTGCATGATCATGATGCAGGTGGTGCCGGGCTCCAGTGCCCGACAGGTGTGCGGCACATCGCCGGGATACGACAGGTAGTCCCCGGCGGCGAGCTCGACCGGCTCGTCCTGGGGGCCGGCCAGCACCCGCCCGGTCGCCACGATCACGTGCTCCACGGTGCCCGGCATATGGGGATCGGAGTCCCGCGCGGAGCCGGGTTCCACGCGCAGCAGGTAGATGTCCCGGCGGGCGGCCGGCGGACTGGAGGAGAGCAGGGTGGCGGTGTAGTCCGCGCGCTCGGAGGGCACGGTCGGCCCTTCTCCGGCCCGGATGATCTGCACCGCCGGGCGCGGCGGGTCGACCAGTGTGCTGAAGGGGACGTCCAGCGCCACGCTGAGCGCCCAGAGGGTCTCCACGCTCGGATTGCCGCTCGCCGACTCCAGCTGGGACAGCGTGGACTTGGCGATCCCGGCCCGCTTGGCCAGCTCGGAGAGGGAGAGCCCGGCACGGGTGCGCTCCCGGCGCAGGGAGGAGGCGATCCGGTCGAGCGGTAGGCGGGTGCCCTCAGTCATGTTCGCTCCAGAAGTACGATCGTTCGCCTTGACGAACACATTCCATCCTGTTCATTCTATGAAACATGCGTTCGCTGCTCCGAACAAAAGATTCCCGACTACTGCGCGATGTCACGCTCGTATGTCTGGCCGACGGCGTGGTGGGGGCCTCCTTCGGCGCCCTCGCGGTCGCCGGCGGCCTGCCGGTCTGGGTGCCGGTGGTCATGTCGCTCCTGGTCTTCGCCGGCGCCGCCCAGTTCAGCGCCGTCGGCATCGTGCTGGCCGGCGGCGGGCCGGTCGCCGCCGTCGCCACCGGGCTGCTGCTCAACGTGCGCAATGTGCCCTTCGGTCTCGCCGTCGCCGATGTGCTCGGCGCCAACCGGCTGACCAGGGCGTTCGGCGCGCATCTGATATCCGACGAGACGGTCGCCTTCGCTCTCGCCCGGTCCGACCGCGCCGGCCGTCGGGCCGCCTTCTGGCTCTCCGGGCTGAGCCTGTACGTCGTCTGGAACGTCTGCGTGCTGGCCGGCGCGCTGGCCGGGAAGGCGGTCGGCGACACCGACGCGCTCGGCCTCGACGCCGCCTACCCGGCGGTGCTGATCGCCCTGGTGCTGCCCGCCCTGCGGGACACCGGGACGCGCCGCGCGGCGCTGCTCGGCGCCGCGGTCGCCCTGGCCGCCACCCCGCTGCTGCCGCCCGGCCTGCCCGTGCTGCTCGCCCTCGCCGGGCTGCTGGCCGTGCGGAGGGGGTCATGACCTTCGCCGCGATCCTCGCCCTGGCCGCCGGCACCTACGCCTTCCGACTGGTCGGTCCGCTGCTCCACGGGCGCGTGGAGCTGTCCGCGCGGGTGCGCGACACCCTGGCCACCGGCGCCGTCGTGCTGCTCGTCGCCCTCGTTGCCACCGCCGCCCTCACCCAGTCCCAGGGGTTCGCCGGCTGGGCCCGACCGGCCGGCGTCCTCGTCGGCGGCGTCCTGGCCTGGCGGCGGGCCTCCTTCGTCCTCGTCGTCGTCGGCGCGGCCGCGACCACGGGTCTGCTGCGGCTCGCCGGCGTGGCCTGAGCCGGATCCGCGGGCGCCGGCCACCCACTCGGCGCCGGCGGCACCCGGCTGACGACCACCCTCGCCCACGCCCCGCGGCGGCGCCGCGCCCGCTACCGGCCGCGGACCGTGTGCGAGGCCGGCGGGCTCGCCCACGCCACGATCCTGGAGGCGCTGTGAGCCGGACCGGCGCGAGGCCGACGCCCGTGGGGCGCGAGATCGGGCCCGCACGGCGCGGACCGGGGGCCGAGGGGTGAAAGGTCAGCTCGCGCGGCGCAGGGTCGGGCCCGTGGGGTCTGGTGCCGGGCCCGCGCGGCGCGGGGTCGGGCCGCGTGGCGCGGACCGGGGCCCCGTATGGCGCGGGCCGGGGGCGAGGGCGGAAGGTCGGCCCGCGCGTCCGGTGCCGGGCCCGCCCGGTCCGGTGCCGGGCCCGCGCGGCGCAGGGCCGGGGCCCGCGCGGTGTGCGGGGCGGGACCCGCATGGTGTGCGTCGACCCGCATGGTGTGCGTCGGCCCGCATGGTGTGCGTCGGGCCGCGTGGTGTGCGTCGGGCCGCGCCACCCCAACGCAGTAGACGGCTGCGCTGTCCGGGTCGCGGCGCGCGCGGCCCGGCCGGGGCGATGGCAGCGTGAGCGGTGGTGCGACCGGCGGTGGGCACCCCTCGCCCCGGCCTCCGCGTCCTGGACGAAACCGCCTCGTGGAGGTCCCCATGGCCCCTGCCGCCGCCCGCCCCCACCGCGCCGCCCGCCTCACGCCCCCGCGACCGGCCCGTCTGACGGCCTGTCGACCGTGTCGACCCCGCCGACCGGGGTCCCGCGGGCCCACGCGCCCGGCCCGCCGGCGCCACCGCGCGCTGCGGACCGCCGTGGCCGCCGCGCTGCTGTGCTGCTGCGCCGCGCTGCCCGGCTGCGCGCGGAGCGAGGAGCGGAGTTCGGACGAGCGGCGCGCCGAACAGCGGCAGCCGCGCACGGCGCCGAAGGCCGAGCCCGAGGCGGCCCGCGACCCCCGGCTGCTGCCGGGCATGCCGCCCCCGCTGGACCCCAAGGACCTCTACGCGGCGGACCGGCCGGGCCGGCTGTCCCCGGTGGTCAGGGACTTCCCCGAGCGGGTGTACGTGCCCAACACGCTCTCCGACACGGTGTCCGTCATCGACCCCAGGACCTTCAAGGTCATCGAGACGATCCCGGTGGGGCACCAGCCGCAGCACGTGGTCCCCTCCTGGGACCTGAAGACACTGTGGGTCAACAACGACCTCGGCAACACCCTCACCCCCATCGACCCGGCGACCGGCCGGGCGGGGGAGCCGGTGGACGTCCACGACCCGTACAACCTCTACTTCACCCCGGACGGCAAGCACGCGGTCGTCATGGCCTCCATGGACCGGGAGCTGGTCTTCCGGGACGCGCACACCATGCGCGTGGTGAAGGCGGTGCCGGTGTCGTGTTACGGGGTCAACCACGCCGACTTCTCAGCCGACGGCCGCTACTTCATCGTCAGCTGCGAGTTCTCCGGCGAGCTGCTGAAGGTGGACACCGCCCGGATGGAGGTGGTGGAACAGCGGCGGCTGCCGCTGTCGGGCGCGATGCCGCAGGACGTCAAGATCTCCCCGGACGGCAGGACCTGGTACATCGCCGACATGGTGGCGGACGGCGTCTGGGTGCTGGACGGCGACCGCTTCACCGAGCCCCGGCTGCTGCCCACCGGCGACGGCGCCCACGGCCTCTACGTCAGCAGGGACTCCCGCTCGATGTACATCTCCAACCGGGGCGAGGGCAGCATCTCGGTGCTGGACTTCGCCAGCGGCGAGCTCGTCGACCGCTGGCGGATCCCCGGCGGCGGCAGCCCGGACATGGGCGGGGTGTCCGCCGACGGCAGAGTGCTCTGGCTCTCCGGTCGCTACAACTCCGAGGTGTACGCCATCGACACGCGCGACGGTCGGCTGCTGGCCCGCATCCCGGTCGGCGGCGGGCCGCACGGCCTCGCCGTCTACCCCCAGCCGGGCCGCTACTCGCTCGGCCACACCGGCATCTTCCGCTGACCGCTGACCGCTGACCGCTGACCGCTGACCGCTGACCGCTGACCGCTGACCGCTGACCGCTGACCGCTGACCGCTGACCGCTGACCGCTGACCGCTGACCGCTGACCGCTGACCGCTGACCGCTGACCGCTGACCGCTGACCGCTGACCGCTGACCGCGGCCCCGGCGGAGCGAGCGGGCCGCCGGCCCGCGGCGGTCAGCGGGGCGGGTTCACGGCGGTGCCCTTGAAGAAGGTGTAGTGGAAGGTCCCGCCGGCCTCCGCCGTTCGCCGCAGATCGGCCATGCCCCGGTCCCAGGCGGCCGGGTCGGTGAGCCCGGTGGCCAGGGCGTCCTCCCGCACCGCCTCGATCATGGCGATGAAGGTGGCGCGGGTGAACCCCTCGACCAGGTCGGGCCGGCTCTCGTCGGCGTAGACCGTGCGCGGCTCCACCACCACCTCCGCGAAGCCGGCCGCGGTGAGCAGCGGCTGGAGCCGCCGGCCGATCAGCGCGTCCCCGCCGGCGGCGGCCTGGAGCGCGATCTGCCGGTCGATCGTGGCGCGAGCGAAGGCGCTGTCCGGGTGGAAGAAGGCCGACCCGTGGTCGCCCTCGACCACGGTGAGGGTGCCGCCCGGTCGCAGCACCCGCCGCAGCCCCGCCAGCGCCCGTCGCGGGTCCCGCAGGTGTTCCAGGACGAAGCAGACGAAGAGGTGGTCGAAGGAGTCGTCGGCGAACGGCAGGGCGAAGAGATCGGCGCACCGCCACTCCACCTCGGCCCCAGGGACCTGGGCCGCCACTCTGGCGCGGGCCCGCGCCAGGGAGTCGGCGGAGACGTCGACCGCGGTCAGCAGCGCTCCGGGGCTGCCCGTCAGCAGGTGCACCGTCTGCGCGCCGACCCCGCAGCCCACCTCCAGCACCCGACTGCCGGCGGCGTAGGACGTGCCGGCGTGCAGCAGCGTCGCCAGGGTGTCCGCCTGGTCGCCCAACCGACGGGACTCGTCAGCCGAGTAGCCGTGGACGTAGCCGGTCGAGGACGGGGGAGACGAAGGAGAGCCGGGGGAGGAGCGGGAGGCGGGAGAGGCGGGAGGTGTGGGGGAGGCGGGAGACGTCGTCGCTGTGTTCATGGACCCACCCTTTCGCCACAATGGCCTGATGAACAGGTCCAATGGGCGGCCTACCGACCGGTCCATAACCTCGGGTCCCGGCTCCGACTTCCTCCAACTCGACGTCGCCCGGGCCCCGGTGGGCGGCCTCTCCGACTGGCTCGCCCGGCAGCTGCGGCTCGCCGTCTCGGACGGACGACTGCCGGTGGGCAGCCGGCTCCCGGCCAGCCGCGTCCTCGCCGCGGAGCTCCGGGTCTCGCGCGGAGTGGTCACCGAGGCGTACCGGCGGCTGGTCGAGGACGGGCACGCCGTGGGGCGCGGGCGCAACGGAACAGTCGTGGTCGCGGCCCCGCTCGCCGCCCCGCCACCCCCGAGGTCCGCCACCCGCCGCGCCGCCGAACCGAGCGTTCCGGAGGGCTTGTTCGTCGCCACGCCCGGCGTCGACGTCTTCGACGCGCTGCGCGCCGTCCCGGCCCGGATCGACCTCTCGCCCGGTCTGCCCGACCTCACCGCCTTCCCGCGTACGGCGTGGCTGCGGGCGGAACGCGCGGTCCTCGACGGGCTCTCCGCCTCCGGGCTGGGCTACGGGGACCCGCGCGGGACCCCGGAGCTGCGGCGCGCGGTCGCCGACTGGCTGGCCCGCAACCGCGGGATCCGCGCCCACCCGGACGAGGTGCTGATCGTCGCCGGCACCGCCCAGGCGCTCGGGCTGCTCGGCCAGGTGCTCCGGTCCGACGGCATCGACGAGGTGGCGGTGGAGGACCCCGGCTCGCTGGGGCTGCGCCAGCACGTACGCGACTGCGGCCTGCGGACGCCGCCCGTCCCCGTCGACGCGGAGGGTGTGCGCGTCGACGCGCTGCGCGCCTCCGGGGCGCCGGCGGTGCTGCTCACCCCGGCGCACCAGTTCCCCACCGGGGTGGTGCTCGGCGGCGGACGACGGCGCCAGCTGATGCGCTGGGCCGGCGACGGCGGGCTGCTCATCGAGGACGACTACGACGCGGAACACCGCTACGACCGCCCGCCGGCCCCCGCGCTGCGGTCGATGCTCGCCGAGCGGGTCTGCTACGCCGGCAGCGCCTCCAAGCTGCTCGCGCCCGCGCTACGGGTGGGCTGGCTGCTCGCCCCGCCCCGCTACCGGGACGACCTGGTGGCGGCCAAGCGCCTCGCGGACCTCGGCAACGCCGCGCT
Coding sequences:
- a CDS encoding YncE family protein — translated: MAAALLCCCAALPGCARSEERSSDERRAEQRQPRTAPKAEPEAARDPRLLPGMPPPLDPKDLYAADRPGRLSPVVRDFPERVYVPNTLSDTVSVIDPRTFKVIETIPVGHQPQHVVPSWDLKTLWVNNDLGNTLTPIDPATGRAGEPVDVHDPYNLYFTPDGKHAVVMASMDRELVFRDAHTMRVVKAVPVSCYGVNHADFSADGRYFIVSCEFSGELLKVDTARMEVVEQRRLPLSGAMPQDVKISPDGRTWYIADMVADGVWVLDGDRFTEPRLLPTGDGAHGLYVSRDSRSMYISNRGEGSISVLDFASGELVDRWRIPGGGSPDMGGVSADGRVLWLSGRYNSEVYAIDTRDGRLLARIPVGGGPHGLAVYPQPGRYSLGHTGIFR
- a CDS encoding isochorismatase family protein — translated: MSKNPSPVEALIIVDVQSAFVSGDGAVPAATELLERVTDLLARARASGALVVHLQNDGAEGEDDELGSPGWELHLPVELGPTEIVLHKTADDAFEETPLEDLLDKVGVESLALCGLLSEMCVSATARTALDLEYRVVLPHDAHATYDIPAAPDISEEVPAAMASRVAEWALGDEVEIVPRAAQVSFTAPPGTPTSG
- a CDS encoding AzlD domain-containing protein, producing MTFAAILALAAGTYAFRLVGPLLHGRVELSARVRDTLATGAVVLLVALVATAALTQSQGFAGWARPAGVLVGGVLAWRRASFVLVVVGAAATTGLLRLAGVA
- a CDS encoding sulfite exporter TauE/SafE family protein, which gives rise to MEPLEMAAIGAAGIAAGGINAIVGSGTLITFPTLLAFGYPPVLANVSNNIGLVPGTLSAAYGYRRELRGQIRRLVRFGTGSLLGGLIGALLLLKLPAETFDAVVPVLILAACALVLLQPRLNRWLKERQGRRREDGGVPMWLGVFGTGIYGGYFGAAQGVLLMGLFGSFLQDDLQRLNAAKNVLASIVNGVAAVVFIAVAEVDWAAAGLIAAGSTVGGLLGARVGRRLPPSALRGVIIAVGVTAATVMIAR
- a CDS encoding XRE family transcriptional regulator, with the protein product MTEGTRLPLDRIASSLRRERTRAGLSLSELAKRAGIAKSTLSQLESASGNPSVETLWALSVALDVPFSTLVDPPRPAVQIIRAGEGPTVPSERADYTATLLSSSPPAARRDIYLLRVEPGSARDSDPHMPGTVEHVIVATGRVLAGPQDEPVELAAGDYLSYPGDVPHTCRALEPGTTCIMIMQHG
- a CDS encoding methyltransferase domain-containing protein; its protein translation is MNTATTSPASPTPPASPASRSSPGSPSSPPSSTGYVHGYSADESRRLGDQADTLATLLHAGTSYAAGSRVLEVGCGVGAQTVHLLTGSPGALLTAVDVSADSLARARARVAAQVPGAEVEWRCADLFALPFADDSFDHLFVCFVLEHLRDPRRALAGLRRVLRPGGTLTVVEGDHGSAFFHPDSAFARATIDRQIALQAAAGGDALIGRRLQPLLTAAGFAEVVVEPRTVYADESRPDLVEGFTRATFIAMIEAVREDALATGLTDPAAWDRGMADLRRTAEAGGTFHYTFFKGTAVNPPR
- a CDS encoding PLP-dependent aminotransferase family protein, which codes for MNRSNGRPTDRSITSGPGSDFLQLDVARAPVGGLSDWLARQLRLAVSDGRLPVGSRLPASRVLAAELRVSRGVVTEAYRRLVEDGHAVGRGRNGTVVVAAPLAAPPPPRSATRRAAEPSVPEGLFVATPGVDVFDALRAVPARIDLSPGLPDLTAFPRTAWLRAERAVLDGLSASGLGYGDPRGTPELRRAVADWLARNRGIRAHPDEVLIVAGTAQALGLLGQVLRSDGIDEVAVEDPGSLGLRQHVRDCGLRTPPVPVDAEGVRVDALRASGAPAVLLTPAHQFPTGVVLGGGRRRQLMRWAGDGGLLIEDDYDAEHRYDRPPAPALRSMLAERVCYAGSASKLLAPALRVGWLLAPPRYRDDLVAAKRLADLGNAALPQLVLARLMDSGELERQLRLLRRRHRRRRDAMIEAVRTRLPGAVVHGAAAGLHLMVTFPAGTGFADTDLAAAALARGVKVHPLSWHWQHPDRPGLVLGYAATAPTAIAEGLATLGALVRELGR
- a CDS encoding AzlC family ABC transporter permease, with the protein product MRSLLRTKDSRLLRDVTLVCLADGVVGASFGALAVAGGLPVWVPVVMSLLVFAGAAQFSAVGIVLAGGGPVAAVATGLLLNVRNVPFGLAVADVLGANRLTRAFGAHLISDETVAFALARSDRAGRRAAFWLSGLSLYVVWNVCVLAGALAGKAVGDTDALGLDAAYPAVLIALVLPALRDTGTRRAALLGAAVALAATPLLPPGLPVLLALAGLLAVRRGS